Proteins found in one Streptococcus iniae genomic segment:
- the mvk gene encoding mevalonate kinase, which translates to MNKKIGIGKAHSKIILMGEHSVVYGYPAIALPLKDIEVTCCIKEAQENLTFDFYDTLSTAIYAALDYLQIKEKPITYKIKSQVPQKRGMGSSAAVSIATIRAVFDYFDQEITDDLLEILVNKAEIIAHTNPSGLDAKTCLSDHAIKFIRNVGFDTININLDAYLVIADTGIHGQTREAVAKVAQFEELNLPHLEKLGQLTEKVELAIATKAIHDIGACMTMAHESLKAIGVSVEKSNDLVSIALASGALGAKMSGGGLGGCIIALTDSKETAKNVSQELRKGGAVNTWIQTLSQ; encoded by the coding sequence ATGAATAAAAAAATAGGAATTGGTAAAGCTCACAGTAAAATTATTCTAATGGGTGAACATTCAGTTGTTTATGGCTACCCAGCAATTGCTTTACCCTTAAAAGATATTGAAGTGACATGCTGTATTAAAGAGGCACAAGAAAATTTAACATTTGATTTTTATGATACCCTTTCGACAGCAATTTATGCGGCACTTGATTATTTGCAAATCAAGGAAAAACCCATAACATATAAAATAAAGTCCCAAGTTCCTCAAAAACGTGGTATGGGATCATCGGCAGCTGTTTCTATTGCAACTATCCGTGCGGTTTTTGATTATTTTGATCAAGAAATTACGGATGACCTTTTGGAAATTCTGGTCAATAAGGCTGAAATTATTGCCCATACTAATCCAAGTGGTTTAGATGCTAAAACTTGCTTAAGTGATCATGCTATTAAATTTATCAGAAATGTTGGCTTTGATACGATCAACATTAATTTAGATGCTTATTTAGTGATTGCAGATACAGGCATTCATGGTCAAACACGTGAAGCAGTAGCCAAAGTTGCCCAATTTGAAGAACTTAACTTGCCTCATTTGGAAAAACTGGGGCAACTAACTGAAAAAGTTGAGCTTGCTATTGCAACAAAAGCTATTCATGACATTGGTGCTTGTATGACAATGGCTCACGAATCATTAAAAGCTATTGGAGTCAGTGTTGAAAAATCAAATGATTTGGTGAGTATAGCCTTAGCCTCTGGTGCACTTGGTGCTAAAATGTCAGGAGGAGGTCTTGGAGGCTGTATCATTGCTTTGACTGACAGTAAGGAAACTGCCAAAAACGTGAGTCAAGAACTTAGAAAGGGAGGTGCAGTAAACACATGGATACAAACACTATCACAGTAA